CGGGAAGATCATGGGCAAGCCGAAGGACGCCTCCGACGCCGTAAGCATGCTTCACGCTCTTTCGGGACGAACACACGAGGTATACACGGGCATTTGCGTAAAGGACGAAGAAAAGACAGTATCGCGCGCCTGCCGCACGGTCGTTAAGTTTCGCAGCCTTTCCGACGATGAGATAGAGAGATATGTACTAACGGGCGAGCCGCTAGACAAGGCGGGCGCATACGGCATATCCGGATTGGGCGCGCTTCTCATAGAGGGCATAGAAGGCGATTTTTGGAATGTTGTAGGATTTCCGATAGCAGCGTTCGGAGAGGTAATGAGAAAAGAATTCGGCATTGAGATAATGCCGAAAAAACAGTGATAGGCCGTCGATAGTTATTACATTTTTTTCCATAACGCGTTCCGGAGTCTTGACACCGCGCTTTTGTTGGTGTATAATCCTTCATACGCGGATGTAGCTCATCTGGCAGAGCGCGACCTTCCCAAGGTCGATGTGGCGAGTTCGAGCCTCGTCATCCGCTCCATATTCGGACGTCGGCTTTTAAAACAGGCCGGCGTCCGTTCTGTTATGAGAGTACCCCGTTTATGCGGCGGTATTCTCTTTTTTGCGCCGACAGCCGTTACCCTTACGCCGCTTCTTGTTGAACTGCCGGTTTAAAAATATAAAAAACGCCGACGCGCCGTAAAAATCACGGATCGTCAGCGGAGGCGAAACAAATATGAGAGTACACATCTTTCAAAGTATGGCGGAATTCAATCTTTCAGACTTTTTAAATATTGTTTTCTGTATGCGCTGGGAGAAGATATATAAATGCTTTTAAAGATCCTTGCAAAATGCGAAGGCGTAGCATAGCCGACACGATCTGCAATTATCTCTATGCTTAAATCGGTAGACATAAGCAGTTTGCATGCTTCTTCACAGCGTTTCTGGTTATGGTACTTTAGTAAGGTCGTGCCCGTAACCTTTTTAAATGTTTTTGATAAATAGATCTTGTCAACATACAGCGCCGCAGAAATGGAATCGAGCGAAAACTTTTCAAAATAGTGTTCGCATATATATGCCTCAGCCTTTGAAGCCAGTTCCTGTTTTGCTCCATGCCATTCCGGTAGATTGGGCCTGCAGCGGCTGCACGGATGAAAGCCCGCGTTTACTGCGTCCTCCAAGCTGTTAAATATAATAATATCTTTAGGCTCGTATTTTCTGGCAGTGCAGGAAGGACGGCAAATGATTTTCGAAGATTTTATGCCGCAGAAGAGCTTGCCGTCATAGGAGGGATCGTGAAGCTCTATCGCTCGCCATTGTTCTTTTGTCATATATTTTTACCCCGATTGTATATTGCGTTTTCATGAAATCCATATACGCACAGGCCCTTTCGCATGTTAAACGGTGTAATGCTGTATCGCGACAGAGCCGTGTTGGAAAGTTAAGTCCGAATTCTGCCAACAGGCGGGGTTTAAGACGTAAAACGTCTTAAAGACGCCATAAATAGTTAGATTAAACTAACTAAAATCACTATATCATTTTATTACGATAATTGAAAGGCACAAACTTTAAAAGCTAATATTAGGACGATTGCAAGTTAGTATAGACTAATTTCAGAACACTTCCGCGTTTGAGAGCACTATATAATATTAAAAGTCGGTTGAGCCGATCGTTTTTTTTGGCAGCAGGTTAGTTTAATCTAACGAAACCTTTCCCGGAAGCGCAGCCGTAAGAACACGACAGCACTTATGGGCGTGCTTTTCGAGAAGATGTGTTTGCTGAATATGATATTTCCGCGGCATAGATTTGCATAAATAATGCAGCGGTTTTTGATACAACGTTTTGTGTACTGAATCAAAGCCTGCTCGATCGTAGTCGTAAAGAAAGGAGATATCTGTGACACAAAGAAGAAAAGTTGAAGATTATATGAAAACAATATATCTGCTGTTTCGACAGGGATCGGCTCGCGGCGCAGATATCGCAAAAGCGTTAAACGTGTCAAGGGCAACAGTATCCATAAGCTTAAAAAGCTTACAGCAGGAGGGATATTGCAAAATTCGCGAGAATCATACCGTTGTCTTGACGCCGAAAGGGTTGGCAATAGCAAAAGAAATAATAGACAGAAACAACAGCTT
This region of Clostridia bacterium genomic DNA includes:
- the maf gene encoding septum formation protein Maf, with protein sequence MKKLILASASPRRKAIFTDLGLDFTIVPSNARESTSEHDPAKAVLELSRGKAENVFARTGGTVVSADTVVVLDGKIMGKPKDASDAVSMLHALSGRTHEVYTGICVKDEEKTVSRACRTVVKFRSLSDDEIERYVLTGEPLDKAGAYGISGLGALLIEGIEGDFWNVVGFPIAAFGEVMRKEFGIEIMPKKQ
- a CDS encoding metal-dependent transcriptional regulator; its protein translation is MTQRRKVEDYMKTIYLLFRQGSARGADIAKALNVSRATVSISLKSLQQEGYCKIRENHTVVLTPKGLAIAKEIIDRNNSFYEMLVELGVDKETALRDACNMEHAVSRESFCALMTLAECHEKCKRSSAAY
- a CDS encoding methylphosphotriester-DNA--protein-cysteine methyltransferase family protein, coding for MTKEQWRAIELHDPSYDGKLFCGIKSSKIICRPSCTARKYEPKDIIIFNSLEDAVNAGFHPCSRCRPNLPEWHGAKQELASKAEAYICEHYFEKFSLDSISAALYVDKIYLSKTFKKVTGTTLLKYHNQKRCEEACKLLMSTDLSIEIIADRVGYATPSHFARIFKSIYISSPSAYRKQYLKSLKD